The sequence TGGCCTGGGTGAAGACGAAGCGGACGCCCGTGACTACACGCCCTTGGCGTACCGGCTCCCAGTCAAAGCGGAGCGAGGTGTGCTTGTGGATGTCCTTGTGGGCCTTTTCCAGCACCCGGCGGCGGAAGGCGGCGAAGTCCGCGCGGTGGGACTCCGGTACGGCGAGCTGTTTGTACAGGTCCTCGATTGGCAGCGTGATCTCCGCATGGGTGGGTTGCCATGACTTCAGGATCTCGAAAATCCGCTGCGAGTACACGCTCGGCAGGAGCAGGAACTCAAACAGGCTGTACTGCGTAAAGTGGCCCTTGAGGGCCAGGTAATGGGGCTTCAGGTCTGGATCGAAGCGGACCGTTACGGTTCGTTTTTTGCGGTTGTAACGGCATTTGGAGAAGACGCTGTACATGGTCCAGCCGTCGGGATCGGGGATAAGGATCGTCCGGCTCATCAGCGCTTTGGACACCTCGTCAATGGCGCGGTGCGTCGCCCCGCCCTCTTCGCGGAAGAGCTCGTCCACGGGGATTTCGTACTCTTTGAAGTCTTCATCCGCGACCGTTACGCGAGATGCGACCAGCGCCACCAGGCGCGGTTCAAACACTGACTTGGCGGGCCACGCGCAGCGAGCGATGTGGTTTGACTTTTTGACTATCGGTCCTGGCAAGGCTAGTTGTCTCTCGGCCATGAACGACCTCCCTTTCAGGTCGGCTAGTGGTTATTGGCTAGGCCGGGGATTGCGACTCCCCGCCTGGCCTTTTTCATTGCTATATATCGGGCGTTCTGACACGCGTCAAGGTCGTGTCAGCTGGAAATTT comes from Desulfomicrobium macestii and encodes:
- a CDS encoding replication initiation protein, with translation MAERQLALPGPIVKKSNHIARCAWPAKSVFEPRLVALVASRVTVADEDFKEYEIPVDELFREEGGATHRAIDEVSKALMSRTILIPDPDGWTMYSVFSKCRYNRKKRTVTVRFDPDLKPHYLALKGHFTQYSLFEFLLLPSVYSQRIFEILKSWQPTHAEITLPIEDLYKQLAVPESHRADFAAFRRRVLEKAHKDIHKHTSLRFDWEPVRQGRVVTGVRFVFTQARTAPIAAAKKKKAVSDESQKRNQAMIQAHKCYAQCHGQCTPRPGLLQCDVCKRYVQPKA